Proteins co-encoded in one Macadamia integrifolia cultivar HAES 741 unplaced genomic scaffold, SCU_Mint_v3 scaffold_3A, whole genome shotgun sequence genomic window:
- the LOC122071654 gene encoding LOW QUALITY PROTEIN: receptor-like protein 7 (The sequence of the model RefSeq protein was modified relative to this genomic sequence to represent the inferred CDS: deleted 4 bases in 2 codons) — MGIYLPFACLLLFLSFFYFFFLLLLLLPQIQAAQESHICLRDQKSALLQFRHEFIITDNISFSSWEPETDCCSWDGVTCNVTTGYVIRLDLNSKLSGPIHSNSSLFGLHHLQRLNLAYNDFNLAPIPSGFDRLPSLTHLNLSYSNFSGQIPWEFSRLTRLVSLDLSTFVNLDYFYYGYIWYFDSICHRFLKLERPNLKELIQNLTSLVELYLDGVDLSSPSPTQGSSDHWSQVLPQSLPNLRALSLINCGLSGPIHPSFSQLVFLEELRFDENYNPLEVPNFLPANFSHLKTLSLRDCGLYGEFPNSLFRLPNLQILDVSINLLLNGQLPDFPLNNAFQYISLYRTNFSGAIPDSIRNLRFLKTLRLGDLQLGGCHFSRLVSPFLTNLTQLTELDLSHNSFTGSVPVFNKDNVPNLTKLFLSNNLLDGTIHSSLFTLPSLYRLLLSNNQLTGRLDQLFHNSSLSSSSLEFMDLSGNKLNGQIPKSISQFSILNSQFSILNSQVFSPSLSSNDFSGTVKLEDMFGNLEDLFFLDLSNNNLLSLEFGNTSSSFRPLLYELRLGSCHIKEFPNFLRTQEHLWELDLSNNQIQGHVPSWIWKEGLLYLNLSYNSLNTLERPLLLNLSSSPLSTLDLRNNKLQGSLPIPASFVTFFSISNNSFVGEIPESICKLSDLQVFDASHNNLSGSIPECLGNISTLSVLDVQGNRFHGMPQNFTNASSLRTLKMNGNILEGQVPRSLANCTSLEVLDLGKHKIFDTFPFWLGKLPKLRVLVLHSNRFYGPIQHPRTLNEFPMLQIMDLSSNTFTGNFPVEYFQSLRAMMSKKGNKSEPQYIGNFYYTDSVTIMNKGQEMELVRILTIYTTLDLSNNRFQGEIPKMIEELTSLVVLNMSHNDLIGQIPSSIGNMEELESLDFSRNKLSGQIPRQLANLTFLEFLNLSQNHLEGPIPRGNQLETFLNTSYIENPRLCGFPLSRKCKDNSDDMPPQGEKSTNDSKFDWKFMLMGYGCSMVIGFVIGYIIFKDEWLIRIFRLAPIGQLRKSNGGRLRRR, encoded by the exons ATGGGAATTTATCTCCCCTTTGCTtgtcttctccttttcttgagcttcttctacttcttcttcctcctattACTGCTTTTGCCTCAGATCCAAGCAGCTCAAGAGAGCCATATTTGCCTACGTGACCAGAAATCTGCTCTCTTGCAATTCCGGCATGAGTTCATCATCACAGACAACATTTCCTTCAGTTCATGGGAACCGGAAACAGATTGTTGCTCATGGGACGGCGTCACATGTAACGTCACCACTGGTTATGTGATCCGTCTCGACTTGAATTCCAAGCTATCAGGACCTATCCATTCCAACAGCAGCCTCTTtggcctccatcatctccaaaggCTCAACCTTGCTTACAATGACTTCAATTTGGCTCCTATCCCATCGGGGTTTGATCGTCTTCCAAGCTTGACACATCTCAACCTCTCCTATTCCAATTTCTCTGGTCAGATACCCTGGGAATTCTCACGCCTAACAAGGTTGGTTTCTCTTGATCTCTCCACTTTCGTCAACTTAGACTACTTCTACTATGGTTACATCTGGTATTTCGACAGTATCTGTCATCGTTTTCTAAAACTGGAAAGACCAAACCTTAAGGAGTTGATCCAGAATCTGACATCTCTTGTGGAACTATACCTTGATGGTGTAGACCTCTCTAGTCCTAGTCCTACACAGGGAAGCAGCGATCATTGGTCTCAGGTCTTGCCGCAGTCTCTTCCCAACCTCCGTGCATTGAGTTTGATTAACTGTGGTCTTTCAGGTCCCATTCACCCTTCTTTCTCGCAGCTTGTCTTCCTCGAGGAGCTCCGATTTGATGAAAACTATAATC CTCTTGAAGTACCCAACTTCTTACCCGCCAATTTCTCTCATTTGAAGACTCTTAGTCTAAGAGATTGTGGATTGTATGGAGAGTTCCCCAACAGTCTTTTTCGGCTACCCAATCTTCAGATCCTTGATGTGTCAATCAATCTTCTCCTAAATGGTCAATTGCCAGATTTTCCACTTAACAATGCCTTTCAGTACATATCGCTCTATCGGACAAACTTTTCAGGAGCGATTCCAGATTCTATTCGAAATCTTAGGTTTTTGAAAACATTACGACTTGGTGATTTACAACTTGGTGGTTGTCATTTCTCCAGATTGGTTTCACCTTTTTTAACCAATCTCACCCAACTAACTGAGCTAGACCTTTCCCACAATAGTTTTACCGGTTCAGTCCCTGTGTTTAATAAAGACAACGTTCCAAATCTTACAAAATTGTTTTTGTCTAACAATCTTCTTGACGGGACAATCCATTCTTCTCTATTTACACTCCCATCATTGTACAGATTACTTCTTTCAAATAATCAGCTTACTGGTCGACTTGATCAGTTGTTTCATAATTCATctctttcatcatcatcattggaaTTCATGGATTTGAGTGGAAACAAATTGAATGGACAAATACCAAAATCAAtttctcaattctcaattctcaattctcaattctcaattctcaattctcaaGTCTTCAGTCCCTCT CTGAGCTCCAACGATTTTAGTGGCACTGTAAAGCTGGAGGACATGTTTGGGAACCTTGAggaccttttttttcttgacctGTCAAACAACAACCTATTGTCACTTGAATTTGGCAACACTAGTTCTTCTTTTCGTCCTCTGCTTTACGAATTGCGGTTGGGATCTTGCCACATCAAAGAATTCCCCAACTTTTTAAGAACTCAAGAGCATTTGTGGGAATTAGACCTTTCAAACAACCAAATCCAAGGACATGTACCTAGTTGGATATGGAAGGAAGGTTTACTTTATTTGAATCTTTCATACAACTCTCTAAATACTTTGGAGCGACCACTACTCCTAAATTTGTCCTCAAGTCCATTAAGTACTCTAGATCTCCGCAACAACAAGCTACAAGGGTCTCTCCCAATTCCCGCATCATTTGTCACATTCTTTTCAATTTCGAATAATAGCTTTGTTGGTGAAATCCCTGAGTCAATATGCAAATTGAGTGATCTACAAGTTTTTGATGCCTCTCACAACAACTTGAGTGGCTCAATTCCGGAATGTCTAGGTAACATTAGCACTCTCTCAGTGTTGGATGTACAAGGGAATAGATTTCATGGAATGCCTCAAAATTTTACAAATGCTAGCAGCTTGAGGACACTCAAAATGAATGGGAACATATTAGAAGGGCAAGTGCCTAGATCATTGGCGAATTGCACATCACTAGAGGTTCTAGACCTTGGGAAGCACAAGATCTTTGATACCTTTCCCTTTTGGTTGGGGAAATTACCCAAGCTGCGAGTTCTTGTACTGCATTCCAACAGATTCTATGGTCCCATCCAACACCCTCGAACCCTTAATGAATTCCCAATGTTGCAAATAATGGACCTCTCTTCCAATACATTTACTGGTAATTTTCCGGTTGAATACTTTCAAAGCTTGAGGGCAATGATGTCAAAAAAAGGGAACAAGTCAGAACCACAGTATATTGGAAATTTCTACTACACAGACTCGGTGACAATCATGAACAAAGGGCAAGAAATGGAGCTAGTGAGGATCTTGACCATCTACACAACTCTCGATCTATCCAACAATAGATTCCAAGGGGAGATTCCAAAAATGATTGAAGAGCTTACATCTCTTGTGGTTCTAAACATGTCTCACAATGACTTAATAGGCCAAATCCCATCATCGATTGGAAACATGGAAGAGCTGGAGTCATTAGATTTCTCTCGAAACAAGCTCTCAGGTCAGATCCCTCGGCAACTTGCTAACCTTACCTTTCTTGAATTCTTAAACCTCTCCCAAAATCATCTTGAGGGACCTATACCACGAGGCAATCAGTTGGAGACATTTTTAAACACTTCTTACATTGAGAATCCAAGATTATGTGGTTTTCCCTTATCAAGGAAATGCAAAGATAACAGTGATGATATGCCACCACAAGGTGAGAAATCAACAAATGACTCCAAATTTGATTGGAAATTCATGTTAATGGGTTATGGATGCAGCATGGTAATTGGATTTGTCATAGGATATATCATTTTCAAAGATGAATGGCTTATAAGGATTTTCAGGTTGGCACCAATTGGGCAACTAAGAAAGTCCAACGGAGGAAGATTGAGAAGACGATGA